One window of the Carnobacterium maltaromaticum DSM 20342 genome contains the following:
- a CDS encoding alpha/beta fold hydrolase has translation MEGIILSNLAPSSTQERQDASVDFFETTAGVSRKNYFYEEIAKLASDIEADPNNRFSHTNIRMQTYSFYDYQFNGAYLWDGVANNMPALDHLWGEAFAIFDTESFLRNWKKPVILLLSDYDYLEAPTNLWNDIAKENDIKIVKFAKSGHNPMLEESQVYFEALIKFVY, from the coding sequence GTGGAAGGAATTATCCTATCTAACTTAGCGCCATCAAGTACACAAGAACGTCAAGATGCCAGTGTCGATTTTTTTGAAACTACGGCTGGTGTGAGTCGTAAAAACTACTTCTATGAAGAGATTGCCAAGTTAGCAAGTGATATCGAAGCAGATCCAAACAACCGTTTTAGTCATACGAACATACGCATGCAAACCTATAGTTTTTATGACTATCAATTTAATGGAGCCTATTTATGGGATGGTGTGGCAAATAACATGCCAGCTCTTGACCATTTATGGGGAGAAGCCTTTGCTATATTTGACACAGAAAGTTTCTTACGCAACTGGAAAAAGCCAGTAATCTTATTATTAAGTGATTACGATTACTTAGAGGCTCCAACAAATCTGTGGAATGATATAGCGAAAGAAAATGACATCAAGATAGTGAAGTTTGCTAAAAGTGGTCACAATCCAATGTTGGAAGAATCACAAGTATATTTTGAAGCATTAATTAAATTTGTGTATTAA
- a CDS encoding DUF6037 family protein yields the protein MVWENLKKHISEMKWSERTFSGFEFRYKNFECIGILSIVESDLKKNKYAIAKIYVYKNQDLDNCLVVYPSWTDMGISPNISAFYNFFEIETSYSGDHFMELKADFISDTDSFVPPNFQPNLAPVIERVSVHTLISNDPTDPNKRYCIGLKLNGIKKDGDRKKRTDYNDEKSRQLKEKLYVIVGEHKEISFNYSKNIEDEKDDWEILRRFIENNSEYGFLNYQNK from the coding sequence ATGGTATGGGAAAACTTAAAAAAGCATATCTCTGAAATGAAATGGAGTGAGAGAACTTTCAGTGGATTTGAATTTAGATATAAAAACTTTGAATGTATTGGTATTTTGAGTATTGTCGAAAGTGATTTGAAGAAAAATAAGTATGCAATTGCAAAGATTTATGTGTATAAAAATCAGGATTTGGATAATTGTTTAGTTGTTTATCCAAGCTGGACAGATATGGGTATTTCTCCTAATATTTCGGCATTTTATAATTTTTTTGAGATTGAAACTTCCTATAGTGGGGATCATTTCATGGAGCTAAAAGCAGACTTCATATCGGACACAGATTCATTTGTTCCTCCAAATTTTCAACCTAATTTAGCCCCTGTCATTGAACGGGTATCTGTACACACACTGATTTCGAATGATCCTACTGATCCAAATAAAAGATATTGTATTGGTCTAAAATTGAACGGAATAAAAAAAGATGGAGATCGGAAAAAAAGAACAGATTATAACGATGAAAAATCAAGACAGTTAAAAGAGAAATTGTATGTTATTGTTGGGGAACATAAAGAAATTAGTTTTAACTATTCTAAAAATATTGAAGATGAAAAAGATGACTGGGAGATATTACGTCGCTTTATAGAGAATAACTCAGAATATGGCTTTCTTAATTATCAGAATAAATAG
- a CDS encoding Arm DNA-binding domain-containing protein translates to MFKKYLGVDPLTGKQKETTRRGFKTIKEAKIALSRLEVEIQENGIQSKPKKRKYKEVCDEWFDEVYKHRVKESTFFGILNLYLKNISYLNLVIFSFKISLLIIVKNL, encoded by the coding sequence ATGTTTAAAAAATATTTAGGAGTAGATCCATTAACTGGTAAACAAAAAGAAACCACTCGTCGTGGCTTCAAAACAATAAAGGAAGCAAAAATTGCGCTCTCACGCTTAGAAGTTGAAATACAAGAAAATGGAATACAATCAAAACCTAAAAAAAGAAAATACAAAGAGGTTTGTGATGAGTGGTTTGATGAAGTTTACAAACATCGTGTGAAAGAGAGTACTTTTTTTGGAATACTAAACTTATATTTAAAAAACATATCCTACCTAAACTTGGTAATTTTTTCATTCAAAATATCTCTACTAATCATTGTCAAAAATTTGTAA
- a CDS encoding tyrosine-type recombinase/integrase: protein MYPRTPLSWLDSFYIKNPNMFRISPHGFRHTHASLLFAGGATMKQAQSHLGHSTIKTTMNVYTHVTKEDEEETADIFAAFMEQGKSLGQNLGQKNPHSNE from the coding sequence ATGTATCCTAGAACACCACTATCTTGGTTAGATAGCTTCTACATTAAAAATCCTAATATGTTTAGAATTTCTCCTCATGGATTTAGACATACTCATGCCTCACTTTTATTTGCTGGTGGAGCAACGATGAAGCAAGCTCAAAGTCATTTAGGACATTCGACTATTAAAACTACTATGAACGTTTATACTCATGTTACAAAGGAAGATGAAGAGGAAACAGCTGACATCTTTGCAGCTTTTATGGAGCAAGGTAAATCTCTGGGTCAAAATCTGGGTCAAAAAAATCCCCACTCAAATGAGTAG
- the rplT gene encoding 50S ribosomal protein L20, translated as MPRVKGGTVTRKRRKKVLKLSKGYYGAKSKLFKVANQQVMKSYQYAYRDRRQKKRDFRKLWIARINAAARMNNMSYSVLMHGLKLAEIDINRKMLADIAVHDAAAFTALAEQAKTALNK; from the coding sequence ATGCCACGTGTAAAAGGTGGAACAGTTACCCGCAAGCGCCGCAAGAAAGTTCTAAAATTATCGAAAGGTTATTATGGAGCTAAAAGTAAATTATTTAAAGTAGCAAATCAACAAGTGATGAAATCTTATCAATATGCTTACAGAGATCGTCGTCAAAAGAAACGTGATTTCCGTAAATTATGGATTGCACGTATCAACGCAGCAGCTCGTATGAATAACATGAGCTACAGTGTATTAATGCACGGTTTAAAATTAGCTGAGATTGATATCAACCGCAAAATGCTAGCTGATATCGCTGTTCATGATGCAGCTGCTTTCACAGCTCTTGCTGAACAAGCTAAAACAGCTTTAAATAAATAG
- the rpmI gene encoding 50S ribosomal protein L35 — MPKQKTHRGSAKRFKRTGGGGLKRHHAFTSHMFANKSQKQKRKLRKAGMVSKGDFKRIRQQLSQMK; from the coding sequence ATGCCAAAACAAAAAACACACCGTGGTTCTGCTAAACGTTTTAAAAGAACTGGTGGTGGCGGATTAAAACGTCATCATGCTTTCACAAGCCATATGTTTGCAAACAAATCACAAAAACAAAAACGTAAATTACGTAAAGCTGGTATGGTATCAAAAGGCGATTTCAAACGTATTCGTCAACAATTATCACAAATGAAATAA
- the infC gene encoding translation initiation factor IF-3, protein MTIAKDMMVNDGIRARELRLIGSDGEQLGVKTKSEALQIAEAANLDLVLVAPTAKPPVARVMDYGKFRFEQQKKEREARKNQKIINVKEVRLSPTIDVNDFNTKLRNARKFLEKGDKVKASIRFKGRAITHKEIGHKVLTRLADETEDLATVESKPKMDGRSMFMLLAPKNDK, encoded by the coding sequence ATGACCATAGCAAAAGATATGATGGTAAATGACGGCATTCGTGCACGTGAGTTACGTTTAATTGGCAGCGATGGAGAACAACTTGGAGTGAAAACTAAAAGTGAAGCTCTACAAATTGCTGAAGCAGCTAACTTAGATTTAGTTTTAGTTGCACCAACTGCAAAACCACCAGTTGCTCGTGTCATGGATTACGGTAAATTCCGTTTTGAACAACAGAAAAAAGAACGCGAAGCCCGTAAAAACCAAAAGATCATTAATGTAAAAGAAGTACGTTTGAGTCCTACAATTGATGTAAATGACTTTAATACTAAATTACGTAATGCTCGTAAATTCCTTGAAAAGGGAGATAAAGTTAAAGCTTCGATCCGATTTAAAGGTCGTGCCATTACTCATAAAGAGATTGGACATAAAGTTTTAACTCGATTAGCTGATGAAACTGAAGATCTTGCAACAGTTGAATCAAAACCTAAAATGGATGGACGTAGTATGTTCATGCTTTTAGCACCAAAGAACGATAAGTAA
- a CDS encoding polysaccharide deacetylase family protein produces the protein MKMKNSLAKIAVSCIVGGVIFLGLISNSTAVEKNKYKKITYPEVGAFFLEPQTTDTTAEKQLNDYLNRRLVDLKSETRLKNYLPRMTAFLLNYTKDTTNTGSITYKIEEKKIVKSLKVNQELETVQRKADVTTISTKTGNPLMLHELFNDEETGYQEIKTKLTKKVEESVGLSDQQKMEIMKQVNEVGFENTTHYGLSNNELIFQFPTEQGIEIVGFAKNQLRRQLKAEYMTEALNQQVAEEVKQEEAIRAQKEAERKAAEERQRIIESQQAKLPSSGKVIALTFDDGPDPAVTPRVLDLLAKYNARATFFVLGKNAAAYPNLVVQEINAGHEIGNHSWSHPDLTALPKEKALNQVNQTNQTIQELTGYTTNLLRPPYGAITNALASDVKMPIIEWSVDTMDWKSKNGTAVYQETMKNAQNGSIVLMHDIHPTTADGLERILKDLTAQGYKFVTISELFGTPMQPGLQYYSRGSVR, from the coding sequence ATGAAAATGAAAAATAGTTTAGCAAAGATAGCAGTTAGTTGTATTGTTGGAGGAGTTATTTTTTTAGGATTAATCAGTAATAGTACTGCAGTAGAAAAAAATAAATATAAAAAAATTACATACCCAGAAGTTGGGGCCTTTTTTTTGGAACCACAAACAACGGATACTACAGCTGAAAAACAACTAAATGATTATTTAAATAGACGATTAGTTGACTTGAAAAGTGAAACACGATTAAAAAATTATTTACCAAGAATGACTGCATTCTTATTGAATTATACAAAAGATACAACAAATACAGGAAGCATTACGTATAAAATCGAAGAAAAAAAGATTGTTAAGAGTTTAAAAGTCAATCAAGAACTTGAAACCGTACAACGAAAAGCAGATGTAACGACAATTTCTACCAAAACAGGAAATCCATTGATGCTTCATGAACTATTTAATGATGAAGAAACTGGATACCAAGAAATAAAAACGAAATTAACTAAAAAAGTAGAAGAATCTGTCGGATTATCTGATCAACAGAAGATGGAAATTATGAAACAAGTGAATGAGGTAGGATTTGAAAATACAACCCATTATGGATTATCAAATAATGAACTTATTTTTCAATTTCCAACTGAGCAAGGTATTGAAATAGTTGGTTTTGCTAAAAATCAATTGCGTCGACAATTAAAAGCTGAGTATATGACCGAGGCTTTAAATCAACAAGTAGCAGAAGAAGTCAAACAAGAAGAAGCCATTCGCGCTCAAAAAGAAGCTGAAAGAAAAGCAGCAGAAGAAAGACAAAGAATTATTGAGAGTCAACAAGCTAAACTTCCATCATCAGGAAAAGTCATCGCGCTGACTTTTGATGATGGTCCCGATCCTGCTGTAACGCCAAGAGTTTTAGATTTACTAGCAAAATATAATGCACGTGCAACCTTTTTTGTACTAGGGAAAAATGCAGCAGCTTATCCGAATTTGGTTGTACAAGAAATAAATGCAGGACACGAAATCGGAAATCATAGTTGGAGTCACCCTGATTTAACTGCATTACCTAAAGAGAAAGCATTAAATCAAGTCAATCAAACAAATCAAACGATTCAAGAGTTAACTGGTTATACGACAAACCTATTGCGTCCACCTTATGGAGCAATCACAAATGCTTTAGCCAGTGATGTTAAAATGCCAATTATTGAATGGTCAGTAGATACAATGGATTGGAAGAGTAAAAATGGTACGGCAGTTTATCAAGAAACAATGAAGAATGCCCAAAATGGCTCTATTGTTTTAATGCATGATATTCATCCAACGACAGCTGATGGACTTGAACGTATTTTGAAAGATTTAACGGCACAGGGATATAAATTTGTGACGATTAGTGAATTATTTGGAACCCCAATGCAACCAGGGTTACAGTATTATAGTCGCGGAAGTGTTCGTTAG
- the thrS gene encoding threonine--tRNA ligase produces the protein MSEIKITFPDGAVKEYPAGSSTLEVAKGISNSLAKKALAGKFNGELVDLVRPLEVDGSLEIITPDHEDALQILRHSSAHLMANALRRLYPDIHFGVGPAIDNGFYYDTDTEAPITEEDLPKIEAEMMKIVKENNPIVRKEVTREEALELFKSDPYKVELITALPEDEAITVYDQGDFVDLCRGVHVPTTGRIQVFKLLSLAGAYWRGNSNNKMMQRIYGTAFFDKKDLKEFLQMREEAKLRDHRKLGKELDLFMTSSDVGSGLPFWLPNGATIRRVIERYIVDREVSLGYQHVYTPIMANVEFYKTSGHWDHYHEDMFPPMDMGDGEMLVLRPMNCPHHMMVYKNDIHSYRELPIRIAELGMMHRYEKSGALSGLQRVREMTLNDGHTFVRPDQILDEFKRTMELMLAVYDDFDITDYRFRLSYRDPENTDKYFDDDAMWEKAEAMLKSAMDELGLDYFEATGEAAFYGPKVDVQVKTALGIEETLSTIQLDFLLPERFDLTYVGEDGENTHRPVVIHRGIVSTMERFVAYLTEEYKGAFPTWLAPMQATIIPVNMDLHADYAYQLKERMTAMGMRVEVDDRNEKMGYKIRASQMQKIPYQLVVGDNEVEEASVTIRKYGEKTTTTEDFSMFLDSVVAEIKNFSK, from the coding sequence ATGTCAGAAATAAAAATTACCTTTCCTGATGGAGCAGTAAAAGAGTATCCTGCTGGTTCTTCAACATTAGAAGTGGCAAAAGGCATTAGTAATAGCCTTGCTAAAAAAGCTTTAGCAGGTAAATTCAACGGAGAATTAGTTGATTTAGTTCGTCCTTTAGAAGTTGATGGTTCTCTAGAAATTATTACACCAGATCATGAAGATGCTTTGCAAATTTTACGTCATTCATCAGCACATTTGATGGCTAATGCGTTACGTCGTTTATACCCAGATATTCATTTTGGTGTAGGTCCAGCAATTGATAATGGCTTCTATTATGACACAGATACTGAGGCTCCAATTACAGAAGAAGACTTACCAAAAATAGAAGCTGAGATGATGAAAATCGTCAAAGAAAACAATCCGATTGTTCGAAAAGAAGTAACTCGTGAAGAAGCGTTAGAGTTATTTAAATCAGATCCTTATAAAGTAGAATTAATTACAGCCTTACCTGAAGACGAAGCGATTACCGTTTATGACCAAGGTGATTTTGTTGATTTATGTCGTGGCGTACATGTGCCAACAACTGGTCGTATTCAAGTCTTTAAATTACTATCTTTAGCTGGAGCCTATTGGCGTGGAAATTCAAATAATAAAATGATGCAAAGAATCTACGGAACAGCTTTCTTTGATAAAAAAGACTTAAAAGAATTTTTACAAATGCGAGAAGAAGCTAAATTACGTGACCATCGTAAACTAGGAAAAGAATTAGATTTATTTATGACTTCTTCAGATGTTGGATCAGGCTTACCTTTCTGGTTACCAAATGGAGCAACTATCCGTCGTGTGATTGAGCGCTATATTGTTGATCGTGAAGTTAGTTTAGGCTACCAACATGTGTACACACCAATTATGGCCAATGTTGAATTTTATAAAACTTCAGGACACTGGGATCATTATCATGAAGATATGTTCCCACCAATGGATATGGGAGACGGTGAAATGCTTGTCTTACGTCCAATGAATTGCCCACACCATATGATGGTTTATAAAAATGATATTCATAGTTATCGTGAATTACCAATTCGAATCGCTGAATTAGGTATGATGCATCGTTATGAAAAGAGTGGCGCACTATCGGGATTGCAACGTGTACGTGAAATGACATTAAATGATGGACATACTTTTGTTCGTCCAGATCAAATTCTAGATGAATTTAAACGTACAATGGAATTAATGTTAGCTGTTTATGATGATTTCGATATTACTGATTATCGTTTCCGCTTAAGTTATCGTGATCCAGAAAATACAGATAAATATTTTGATGATGATGCAATGTGGGAAAAAGCTGAAGCTATGTTGAAATCAGCAATGGACGAACTAGGACTTGATTATTTTGAAGCAACTGGTGAAGCAGCCTTTTACGGACCTAAAGTCGATGTTCAAGTGAAAACAGCATTAGGAATTGAAGAAACTTTATCAACTATTCAATTGGATTTCTTATTGCCAGAACGTTTTGATTTAACTTATGTAGGTGAAGATGGTGAAAATACTCATCGCCCAGTTGTTATTCATCGTGGTATTGTTTCGACTATGGAACGTTTTGTTGCATACTTGACTGAAGAATACAAAGGTGCATTTCCAACATGGTTAGCACCAATGCAAGCAACAATTATTCCTGTAAATATGGATTTACATGCAGACTATGCGTATCAATTGAAAGAGCGTATGACAGCTATGGGAATGCGTGTTGAAGTGGATGATCGCAATGAGAAAATGGGATATAAAATCCGTGCTTCTCAAATGCAAAAAATTCCTTATCAATTAGTTGTAGGGGATAATGAAGTTGAGGAAGCTTCTGTAACAATTCGTAAGTATGGTGAAAAAACAACAACAACAGAAGATTTTAGCATGTTCTTAGATTCAGTTGTTGCTGAAATTAAAAACTTTAGTAAATAA
- the dnaI gene encoding primosomal protein DnaI gives MEDMGKGLTKIIKDRKLTSQYEQLIQEVLKDPDVAKFIEENREKLTDERIEKSYAKLYEFVQEKRKFEKNQGMLAPGYRPTLFMNFHVIDVTYVPTSELIAKQKEYEIRRRVNSMDMPKDVRTATLDKFQLTDDRREALSEALDFIDSFLKEPKQFHKALYLQGSFGVGKTYLLGAIAHDLAKNGYTTTLLHFPSFAVEMKQSIGKNNMSEKLDTIKKSAILMLDDIGADSMSSWIRDDVLGVILQYRMQEQLPTFFSSNFDMKQLENEHLRTSQRGEDEPLKAKRIMERIRYLAKEINMTGKNRRNY, from the coding sequence ATGGAAGATATGGGAAAAGGCCTAACGAAGATAATTAAAGATAGAAAACTTACTTCACAATATGAACAGCTGATTCAAGAAGTTTTAAAAGATCCAGATGTGGCTAAATTTATCGAAGAAAACCGTGAAAAATTAACGGATGAACGAATTGAAAAAAGCTATGCTAAACTATATGAATTTGTGCAAGAAAAGCGTAAGTTTGAGAAAAATCAAGGAATGTTAGCTCCTGGCTATCGCCCAACATTATTTATGAACTTTCATGTTATTGATGTTACCTATGTACCTACATCAGAATTAATTGCGAAACAAAAAGAATATGAAATTAGACGTCGTGTGAATTCAATGGATATGCCTAAAGATGTTCGAACAGCAACTCTCGATAAATTCCAATTAACGGATGATCGACGTGAAGCTTTATCAGAAGCGCTTGATTTTATTGATTCATTTTTAAAAGAACCAAAACAGTTCCACAAAGCCTTGTATTTACAAGGTTCATTCGGAGTCGGAAAAACCTATTTATTAGGTGCAATCGCTCATGATTTAGCTAAAAATGGCTATACAACAACATTGCTTCATTTTCCTTCATTTGCAGTGGAGATGAAACAATCCATTGGGAAAAATAATATGTCTGAAAAATTAGATACAATTAAAAAATCAGCTATTTTAATGTTGGACGATATTGGAGCTGATTCAATGTCAAGTTGGATTCGTGATGATGTTCTAGGTGTCATTTTACAATATCGGATGCAAGAACAATTACCGACTTTCTTCTCTTCTAATTTTGATATGAAACAGCTGGAAAATGAACATTTACGCACTAGTCAACGAGGCGAAGATGAGCCCTTAAAAGCGAAGCGAATTATGGAGAGAATTCGTTATTTAGCTAAGGAAATTAACATGACAGGTAAGAATCGACGCAACTATTAG
- a CDS encoding replication initiation and membrane attachment family protein — protein sequence MNYPLKNLSPKDGFEVRQNALLSDMDQKILTFLYQPLTGATAYSLYMTLWSEIGEESYWSEGILHSELLTILNCGIPELYRARVKLEALGLLKTYLKQEPEKQFIYELQSPLTAAEFFKDDLLSLLLLETVGKRKYKSLRQRYSINKIDTEKYVEVTKGFLDVFSFDKNKFSENQELLKDSTALIGNERPVETTQLDNKTFEFKFFYEGLATQYINRSSITKEIENSILVLHTMYGIDELEMQKFVLQACDIDSGKVDEKKLKQVVYSNYHQTNQQPVELKERIVEDPTSNQNKQKFRKNDLSHQGFSKEDIVLIEISEEFTPFDFIENIKKQKGGYVARTEEWAVENLIKQSNLPKSVINILIHYVLVIRGNPTLTQNLADSIANDWSQSKVKSPEEAIRKVQELYRENEIKKQKRTEQQASYSKPRNNQYNSAAGNQRNRQETLPEWAKENQAEVEEKPMSEADQKAFMDRIARIQNLGKEGDQ from the coding sequence TTGAATTATCCTTTAAAGAATCTAAGTCCTAAAGATGGCTTTGAAGTGAGGCAAAATGCTTTGCTTTCAGATATGGATCAAAAAATTCTCACCTTTTTATACCAACCTTTAACGGGAGCGACAGCATACAGCTTGTATATGACCCTATGGTCTGAAATTGGTGAAGAAAGTTATTGGAGTGAGGGAATCTTACATTCTGAATTATTGACCATTTTAAATTGTGGTATTCCAGAATTGTATCGAGCGAGAGTTAAGTTAGAAGCTTTGGGGCTACTAAAAACCTATTTGAAGCAAGAGCCCGAAAAACAATTTATTTATGAATTGCAATCTCCCTTAACCGCAGCAGAATTTTTTAAAGATGATTTGTTGAGTTTGTTATTACTAGAAACGGTTGGAAAGCGCAAATACAAAAGTTTACGCCAACGTTATAGCATTAACAAAATTGACACAGAAAAATATGTTGAAGTCACAAAAGGTTTTTTAGATGTATTTAGTTTTGATAAAAATAAATTCTCAGAAAATCAAGAATTACTTAAAGATTCAACAGCTTTAATTGGCAATGAACGTCCAGTAGAAACGACTCAACTAGATAATAAAACCTTTGAATTTAAATTTTTCTATGAAGGTTTAGCAACGCAATATATTAACCGCTCCTCAATTACTAAAGAAATTGAGAACAGTATTTTAGTTTTGCATACAATGTATGGCATTGACGAATTGGAAATGCAAAAATTTGTTTTACAAGCCTGTGATATTGACTCAGGTAAAGTGGATGAAAAAAAACTTAAACAAGTTGTTTACTCAAATTACCACCAAACCAATCAACAGCCTGTTGAACTAAAAGAACGAATTGTTGAAGATCCAACTAGCAATCAAAATAAACAAAAGTTCAGAAAAAATGATTTAAGCCATCAGGGTTTCTCTAAAGAAGATATTGTCTTAATTGAAATCAGTGAAGAATTTACACCTTTTGATTTTATTGAAAATATAAAAAAACAAAAAGGTGGATATGTAGCCAGAACAGAGGAGTGGGCTGTTGAAAATCTAATTAAACAATCCAATTTACCTAAGTCTGTGATTAATATTTTGATTCATTATGTATTAGTTATTCGCGGTAACCCAACTTTAACTCAAAATTTAGCTGATAGTATTGCTAATGATTGGAGCCAATCAAAAGTAAAATCACCAGAAGAGGCCATTCGAAAAGTGCAGGAACTTTACCGAGAAAATGAAATAAAAAAACAAAAAAGAACCGAGCAACAAGCTTCATATTCAAAACCTCGTAATAATCAATACAATTCAGCGGCAGGGAATCAACGTAATCGCCAAGAGACATTGCCAGAATGGGCAAAAGAAAATCAGGCTGAAGTAGAAGAGAAACCGATGAGTGAGGCAGATCAAAAAGCCTTTATGGATCGAATCGCTCGTATTCAAAATTTAGGGAAAGAAGGTGACCAGTAA
- the nrdR gene encoding transcriptional regulator NrdR translates to MQCPRCQNNGSRVVDSRPADDGRAIRRRRECEACSFRFTTFERTEQTPLLVVKKNGTREEFNREKILRGLIRSCEKRPVAMDQVERMVDEVENKIRSLGENEVSTTLIGEYIMERLAEVDEVAYIRFASVYREFKDMDFFLKELQKLKNKDK, encoded by the coding sequence ATGCAATGTCCACGTTGTCAAAATAATGGTTCAAGAGTTGTAGATAGTCGTCCAGCAGATGACGGACGTGCTATTAGAAGAAGAAGAGAGTGTGAAGCCTGTAGCTTCCGCTTTACTACGTTTGAAAGAACAGAACAAACGCCATTGTTAGTTGTGAAAAAAAATGGTACAAGAGAAGAGTTCAACCGTGAAAAAATTCTTCGAGGGCTGATACGTTCTTGTGAGAAGCGTCCTGTTGCAATGGATCAAGTTGAACGAATGGTGGATGAAGTTGAAAATAAAATTCGTAGCCTAGGTGAAAATGAAGTTTCAACTACGCTAATTGGTGAATACATTATGGAACGTCTAGCAGAAGTGGATGAAGTTGCTTATATTCGATTTGCTAGTGTATACCGCGAATTTAAAGATATGGATTTCTTCCTAAAAGAATTACAAAAATTAAAAAATAAAGATAAATAA
- the coaE gene encoding dephospho-CoA kinase (Dephospho-CoA kinase (CoaE) performs the final step in coenzyme A biosynthesis.), whose translation MTYILGLTGSIATGKSTVSNIFKALGFPVVDADIGAREVVEVGAPGLQALVDYFGQELLTHDGQLNREALGAIVFANETKRKKLNELLKPYIRSWIDREKNKVIASGAPLVIMDIPLLYEAGGYQEMMDSIMVVAIPDELQITRLMARNQLSKSEALQRIEAQIPIAKKVEWADSVIDNSGSLVDTRQQVEKWLQEKNLFPDQS comes from the coding sequence ATGACTTATATTCTAGGATTAACAGGCAGCATTGCGACAGGGAAATCAACAGTCAGTAATATATTTAAAGCTTTGGGATTCCCAGTGGTTGATGCAGATATTGGAGCACGTGAAGTTGTTGAGGTAGGTGCGCCAGGTTTACAAGCATTAGTGGATTATTTTGGTCAAGAGCTTTTAACACATGATGGACAATTAAACCGTGAAGCTTTAGGTGCGATCGTTTTTGCGAATGAAACCAAGCGGAAAAAGTTAAATGAGTTATTAAAGCCTTATATTCGTTCCTGGATTGACAGGGAAAAAAATAAAGTGATTGCTAGTGGTGCGCCATTGGTTATCATGGATATCCCTTTACTGTATGAAGCTGGAGGTTATCAGGAAATGATGGATTCAATTATGGTCGTCGCAATTCCTGATGAGCTTCAGATTACACGCTTAATGGCGCGAAACCAGTTAAGTAAATCAGAAGCATTACAAAGAATCGAGGCGCAGATTCCAATTGCTAAAAAAGTAGAGTGGGCAGATAGCGTCATTGATAATAGTGGGAGTTTAGTCGATACTCGCCAGCAAGTAGAAAAGTGGCTCCAAGAAAAAAACTTGTTTCCGGATCAATCATAA